In Papaver somniferum cultivar HN1 chromosome 1, ASM357369v1, whole genome shotgun sequence, a genomic segment contains:
- the LOC113355754 gene encoding uncharacterized protein LOC113355754 translates to MGGVEAIRIVVDKYKLTTGYKIRNLKNNKTRYTVKCKEDGCSWRIHFGHVNDDTYQFLLKDAHILHSCGVGLWLKSPPVTTKLVKHFISDNIQGDPSLIPNQIISLFKNTL, encoded by the exons ATGGGTGGTGTTGAAGCAATTAGAATTGTTGTGGATAAGTACAAGCTAACTACTGGTTACAAGATTAGGAATTTGAAAAATAACAAGACTCGTTATACTGTAAAGTGTAAAGAAGATGGATGTTCAtggaggattcactttgggcATGTGAATGATGACACTTATCAGTTTCTTCTGAAAGATGCTCATATTCTTCATAG ttgtggtgttggtttgtGGTTAAAGAGTCCACCGGTGACGACCAAGTTAGTCAAGCATTTTATATCTGACAATATACAGGGAGATCCTAGTTTAATACCAAATCAAATCATTTCACTTTTTAAGAATACTTTATGA
- the LOC113310023 gene encoding dnaJ homolog subfamily C member 2-like has translation MVTQLKHRFICYSKELVDGQPIYVSSNALPGKLNREPAGHSFHSAALLLLGFGNKEEEEVQDDDQNASGDKGESYFASSESYSSKGKKKSGSGKDQHDHYALLGLGHLRFLATEEQIRKSYRETALKHHPDKQASLLLAEETEAAKEAKKDDIENHFKAIQEAYEILMDPVRRRLYDSTDEFDDEVPTDCSPQDFFKVFGPAFMRNGRWSVIQPVPSLGEDNSPLKEVDTFYDFWYSFKSWREFPHADEFDLEQAETRDHKRWMERQNSKLREKARKEEHARVRSLIDNAYKKDPRIARRKEEEKAEKQRRKEAKYLAKKLQEEEAAKAAEEERLRKEEEDKQAAKDALNQKKIKEKEKKLLRKERARLRTVSALVVSEQSSGVTEDDVESLCMSFDIDRLRRLCSDLEQKSGGGDRNRVLKEALGRSNDDCNDMKNDGKKNQMPNGSHEVNVSGPSVQAKVENPLQSYEKKEKPWSKEEIELLRKGIQKYQKGTSRRWEVISEYIGTGRSVEEILKATKTVLLQKPDSAKAFDSFLEKRKPAPSIASPLSTRQETDGIVSNPSNGPEANGTKIVSPEKSSGSSNGGQQSADAAVISSGVSLAVDPDAWSAVQERALVQALKIFPKETNQRWERVSAAVPGKSVLQCKKKFAMMKENFRNKKS, from the coding sequence ATGGTGACCCAACTGAAGCATCGCTTTATTTGTTACTCGAAGGAACTCGTTGATGGACAACCAATATATGTTTCATCAAATGCTCTTCCTGGTAAGTTAAATCGTGAACCAGCAGGGCATTCCTTCCACTCCGCAGCACTTCTACTCCTTGGTTTTGGcaacaaggaagaagaagaggtacAGGATGATGATCAAAATGCGTCTGGCGACAAGGGTGAGTCGTACTTCGCATCTTCAGAATCGTATAGCAGtaaagggaaaaaaaaatctgGTAGCGGAAAGGATCAGCACGACCACTATGCTTTGTTGGGTTTGGGGCATCTGCGGTTTCTAGCTACTGAAGAACAAATTAGAAAGAGTTACAGGGAGACTGCATTGAAGCATCACCCTGACAAACAAGCTTCCCTTCTTCTTGCGGAGGAAACTGAAGctgcaaaggaagcaaagaaagatgatatagaaaatcatttcaaagCCATCCAAGAAGCTTATGAAATCCTGATGGATCCTGTGAGAAGAAGGCTTTATGACTCCACAGATGAATTTGATGATGAAGTCCCTACTGACTGTTCTCCGCAAGACTTCTTTAAGGTATTTGGTCCAGCTTTTATGCGGAATGGTAGGTGGTCGGTTATCCAACCAGTTCCATCCTTGGGTGAAGACAATAGTCCCCTGAAAGAAGTAGATACTTTCTACGATTTTTGGTACAGCTTTAAGAGCTGGAGGGAGTTTCCCCATGCAGATGAGTTTGATCTTGAGCAAGCCGAGACTCGTGACCATAAGAGATGGATGGAAAGGCAAAATTCAAAACTTAGAGAGAAGGCGAGGAAGGAAGAACATGCACGTGTTCGTTCTCTCATAGATAATGCCTATAAGAAGGATCCAAGAATTgcgagaagaaaagaagaggagaAAGCAGAGAAGCAAAGGAGAAAGGAAGCCAAATACTTGGCAAAGAAGTTGCAGGAGGAAGAAGCAGCTAAGGCTGCTGAAGAGGAGAGGCTCCGGAAAGAGGAAGAGGATAAACAAGCCGCAAAAGATGCTTTGAACCAGAAGAAgataaaggagaaagaaaagaagctATTGCGTAAAGAGCGTGCTCGTTTGCGTACAGTATCAGCATTGGTTGTTTCAGAACAGTCATCTGGTGTCACTGAAGATGATGTTGAGAGTCTGTGCATGTCATTTGATATTGATCGACTAAGGAGGCTTTGCAGTGATCTTGAACAAAAATCAGGAGGAGGTGATCGTAACCGAGTTCTTAAAGAAGCCCTAGGGAGGAGTAATGATGACTGCAATGATATGAAGAATGATGGGAAGAAGAACCAGATGCCAAATGGTTCTCACGAGGTCAATGTAAGTGGTCCAAGTGTGCAGGCTAAGGTGGAGAATCCATTACAAAGCTATGAGAAGAAAGAGAAACCTTGGAGCAAAGAAGAGATTGAACTCTTAAGAAAAGGAATTCAGAAATACCAAAAAGGAACTTCTCGGAGGTGGGAAGTTATTTCAGAGTATATTGGTACAGGAAGATCCGTAGAAGAGATTCTCAAGGCGACCAAGACAGTACTTCTCCAGAAGCCTGACTCTGCAAAAGCTTTTGATTCTTTCCTTGAGAAGAGAAAACCTGCGCCATCTATTGCATCCCCACTAAGTACCAGACAGGAAACTGATGGGATAGTGAGTAATCCTAGTAATGGGCCAGAAGCTAATGGCACTAAAATTGTCAGTCCTGAAAAGTCTTCAGGCAGTAGTAACGGAGGTCAGCAAAGTGCTGACGCTGCAGTCATTTCAAGTGGGGTCTCTTTGGCTGTGGACCCTGATGCTTGGTCTGCTGTTCAAGAAAGGGCTTTGGTTCAGGCTCTAAAAATATTTCCTAAAGAAACCAATCAGCGCTGGGAACGCGTCTCAGCGGCAGTTCCAGGGAAGTCTGTTCTTCAGTGCAAAAAGAAATTTGCAATGATGAAAGAGAATTTCCGAAACAAAAAAAGCTAA